The Pseudomonas sp. G2-4 genome window below encodes:
- a CDS encoding methyl-accepting chemotaxis protein, with protein MKFKSIQFSVAALAGAIVLSVVGALVLYALFAGARTQEMVQQRTKAQFEQLIEQRLSALARTQASLIQRELEAPLLLARGLATSNALMGMNGTDGNPQLKVPREQMISLLRETVVRNPKILGAYIAWEPNAIDHDDANYVNSPVLGMETNGRFLPWWFRNQDGTLGLEKLADVTDQKLLSTGIRASEYYLCSQDSKKACVIDPAPYRVGDTMTMLASFIEPILIDGKFQGIVGADLSVNFIQDMLVAADGKLYDGAGEMALLSSNNRLVAFTKDPSKLGEKASDLLDASELDNLAKLGTGEVRYDIDEEHGHIEVYMPFGIGETNARWTLMLQLPLNAVMADLQALQKDLDEQRQTDIFGMAMVGLVIAGIGLLVIWLVGHGIARPLKQMVAMLDDIAQGEGDLTRRLVSDRADELGAIARGFNTFLSKLQGMISQVVTSVQSVSDSSEHTADIAIRTNQGVHKQMSEIDQVATAVHEMTATAQDVARNATQAAQAASHADQAASQGMQIVRDTSTSIGALAVEIGKAVGVVQTLAKDSENINAILTAIRGIAEQTNLLALNAAIEAARAGEQGRGFAVVADEVRNLAQKTQQATGEIQTMIQHLQQGTRDVVRVMEDSQQRTDESVQHAAKAAQALETITQAVSVINDMNTQIASAAEEQSAVADDINRNVINIGQVANEVASGADESSAASAGLTKLAEQQRRLINQFRV; from the coding sequence ATGAAATTCAAATCGATCCAGTTTTCCGTGGCCGCCCTGGCCGGTGCCATCGTGCTCAGCGTGGTCGGCGCCCTGGTGCTGTACGCGCTGTTTGCCGGCGCCCGCACTCAGGAGATGGTGCAACAGCGTACCAAGGCGCAGTTCGAACAGCTCATCGAGCAACGCCTCAGCGCTTTGGCCCGGACCCAGGCCAGCCTGATCCAACGGGAACTGGAAGCGCCGCTGTTGCTCGCCCGCGGCCTGGCCACCAGCAATGCCTTGATGGGCATGAACGGCACGGACGGTAACCCGCAACTGAAGGTGCCCCGTGAGCAAATGATCAGCCTGCTGCGCGAAACCGTGGTGCGCAACCCGAAGATTCTCGGCGCCTACATCGCCTGGGAGCCAAACGCGATCGACCACGACGACGCCAATTATGTGAACAGCCCGGTGTTGGGCATGGAAACCAACGGGCGTTTCCTGCCGTGGTGGTTCCGCAACCAGGACGGCACCCTGGGCCTGGAGAAACTCGCCGACGTGACCGACCAGAAACTGCTTTCCACCGGTATCCGTGCCAGTGAGTACTACCTGTGCTCCCAGGACAGCAAGAAAGCCTGCGTGATCGACCCTGCGCCCTATCGCGTGGGCGACACCATGACCATGCTCGCTTCGTTCATCGAACCGATCCTGATCGACGGCAAATTCCAGGGCATCGTCGGCGCCGACCTGTCGGTGAACTTCATCCAGGACATGCTCGTCGCCGCCGACGGCAAGCTGTACGACGGTGCGGGGGAAATGGCGCTGCTCTCCAGCAATAACCGGCTGGTGGCCTTCACCAAGGACCCGAGCAAACTCGGGGAAAAGGCCAGTGACCTGCTCGATGCCAGTGAACTGGACAACTTGGCCAAGCTCGGCACCGGCGAAGTGCGTTACGACATCGACGAAGAACATGGGCATATCGAGGTGTACATGCCGTTCGGCATCGGCGAGACCAACGCCCGTTGGACGCTGATGCTGCAGTTACCGCTGAATGCGGTCATGGCCGACCTGCAGGCGTTGCAGAAAGACCTGGACGAGCAACGCCAAACCGATATTTTCGGCATGGCGATGGTGGGCTTGGTGATTGCCGGTATCGGCCTCTTGGTGATCTGGCTGGTGGGCCACGGCATTGCCCGACCGCTCAAGCAAATGGTGGCGATGCTCGACGACATCGCCCAGGGCGAAGGCGATCTGACCCGTCGTCTGGTGAGCGACCGCGCCGATGAACTGGGGGCGATTGCCAGGGGCTTCAATACGTTCCTGAGCAAGTTGCAGGGGATGATCAGCCAGGTGGTGACCTCGGTGCAGAGCGTCAGCGATTCGTCGGAGCACACCGCCGACATCGCGATCCGCACCAACCAGGGCGTGCACAAGCAAATGTCGGAGATCGATCAGGTCGCCACCGCCGTGCACGAAATGACTGCCACTGCCCAGGACGTGGCTCGCAACGCGACCCAAGCTGCCCAAGCCGCCAGTCATGCAGACCAGGCCGCCAGCCAGGGCATGCAGATCGTGCGGGACACCTCCACCTCCATTGGCGCCCTCGCCGTGGAAATCGGCAAGGCTGTTGGCGTGGTGCAAACCCTGGCCAAGGACAGCGAGAACATCAACGCAATCCTGACTGCGATTCGTGGGATCGCCGAACAGACCAACCTGCTGGCCCTGAACGCCGCCATCGAAGCCGCCCGGGCCGGTGAACAAGGTCGTGGTTTCGCGGTGGTGGCCGATGAAGTGCGCAACCTGGCGCAGAAGACCCAGCAGGCCACGGGAGAAATCCAGACCATGATCCAGCATTTGCAACAAGGTACCCGGGATGTGGTGCGAGTGATGGAAGACAGCCAGCAGCGCACCGACGAAAGCGTGCAGCACGCGGCAAAAGCGGCCCAGGCCCTGGAGACGATCACCCAGGCCGTGTCGGTAATCAACGACATGAACACCCAGATCGCCAGCGCTGCCGAGGAACAAAGCGCCGTCGCCGATGATATCAACCGTAACGTGATCAACATCGGGCAAGTGGCGAACGAAGTCGCCAGCGGCGCCGATGAGTCCAGCGCCGCCAGTGCAGGGTTGACCAAACTGGCGGAGCAGCAACGACGGTTGATCAATCAGTTCAGGGTCTGA
- a CDS encoding class I SAM-dependent methyltransferase: protein MDPRSEVLLRQAELFQGSVLLAGLPADDLLGRLPEAHGWCWHAGDQAALDARFPERSHFGVNVPERGFDTAVVFLPKAKDLTDYILNAVAARLAGREVYLVGEKRSGIEGASKQLNPLGKPRKLDSARHCQLWQVTVANAPEATPLESLAQTYELPLVEGPLKVISLPGVFSHGRLDRGSALLLEHLDKLPSGHLLDFGCGAGVLGAAVKRRYPHNTVTLLDVDAFAAASSRLTLAANGLEAEVLTGDGIDAAPMGLSAILSNPPFHVGVHTDYHATENLLRKAAKHLKNGGELRLVANSFLKYQPLIEEHLGVCAIKAEGQGFRIYRAKRG, encoded by the coding sequence ATGGATCCGCGCAGTGAAGTACTGCTTCGTCAGGCCGAGTTATTCCAGGGTTCGGTCTTGCTGGCCGGCCTGCCCGCCGACGATCTGCTCGGCCGTCTGCCGGAGGCCCATGGCTGGTGCTGGCACGCCGGTGACCAGGCCGCGCTGGATGCCCGCTTCCCCGAGCGCAGTCACTTTGGCGTAAACGTACCCGAGCGTGGGTTCGACACCGCCGTGGTGTTCCTGCCCAAGGCCAAGGACCTGACCGATTACATCCTCAATGCCGTGGCGGCGCGCCTGGCCGGTCGCGAGGTGTACCTGGTGGGGGAAAAACGCAGCGGCATCGAAGGCGCGTCCAAGCAGCTCAACCCGCTCGGCAAGCCGCGCAAGCTCGACAGCGCCCGGCATTGCCAGCTGTGGCAAGTCACCGTCGCCAACGCCCCTGAGGCAACGCCTCTGGAAAGCCTGGCCCAGACCTACGAGTTGCCCCTGGTCGAAGGCCCACTGAAGGTCATCAGCCTGCCGGGGGTGTTCAGCCATGGTCGCCTGGATCGCGGCAGTGCACTGCTGTTGGAACACCTGGACAAACTGCCCAGCGGCCATTTGCTGGACTTCGGCTGCGGGGCCGGTGTACTGGGAGCGGCGGTCAAGCGTCGCTACCCGCACAACACCGTCACCCTGTTGGACGTGGATGCATTCGCCGCCGCCAGCAGTCGCCTGACCCTGGCGGCCAACGGCCTGGAAGCCGAGGTGCTGACCGGTGACGGGATCGACGCCGCGCCGATGGGGTTGAGCGCGATTCTGAGCAATCCGCCGTTCCATGTCGGCGTGCACACCGATTACCACGCCACGGAAAACCTGCTGCGAAAAGCGGCCAAACATCTGAAAAACGGCGGCGAACTGCGACTGGTCGCCAACAGCTTCCTCAAGTACCAACCGCTGATCGAGGAGCATTTGGGGGTGTGTGCAATCAAGGCCGAGGGCCAGGGTTTCCGCATCTACCGGGCCAAGCGCGGCTGA
- a CDS encoding CPXCG motif-containing cysteine-rich protein: protein MLESAHYECPYCGEGVETVLDLSGGDQTYIEDCQVCCRPITFVLQVHGEEWHLEVFSENE from the coding sequence ATGCTGGAAAGCGCTCATTATGAATGTCCGTATTGTGGCGAAGGGGTTGAGACTGTCTTGGATCTGTCCGGCGGCGATCAGACCTACATTGAGGACTGTCAGGTTTGTTGCCGACCGATAACCTTTGTCCTGCAGGTCCATGGTGAAGAGTGGCATCTTGAGGTCTTTAGCGAAAACGAGTGA
- a CDS encoding 2-hydroxyacid dehydrogenase, whose translation MTNIARAVFLDHPSLDLGDLDLGPLRKCFGELQLFDRTTPEQVAGRLKGATVAITNKVVIDAAAMAANPELKLILISATGTNNVDLAAAREQGITVCNCQGYGTPSVAQHTIMLLLNLATRLADYQKAVAEGRWQQAAQFCLLDYPIVELQGKTLGLLGHGELGSAVGRLAEAFGMRVLLGQIPGRPARSDRLPLDQLLPQVDALTLHCPLNEHTRHFIGARELALLKPGAFVVNTARGGLIDEQALAEALRNGHLGGAATDVLSVEPPTQGNPLLAADIPRLIVTPHNAWGSREARQRIVGQMSENAEGFFSGTARRVVS comes from the coding sequence ATGACAAACATCGCCCGCGCAGTTTTTCTCGACCACCCTTCCCTGGACCTTGGCGACCTGGACCTGGGCCCGCTGCGCAAGTGCTTCGGCGAACTGCAATTGTTCGACCGGACCACGCCGGAGCAGGTGGCCGGACGGCTCAAGGGCGCCACGGTGGCGATCACCAATAAAGTCGTGATCGATGCAGCGGCCATGGCCGCCAACCCCGAGCTGAAACTGATCCTGATCAGTGCCACCGGCACCAACAACGTCGACCTGGCCGCCGCGCGTGAGCAGGGCATCACCGTGTGCAATTGCCAGGGCTACGGCACGCCGTCGGTGGCCCAGCACACGATCATGCTGTTGCTGAACCTGGCGACACGCCTGGCCGACTATCAAAAAGCAGTGGCTGAAGGACGTTGGCAGCAGGCCGCGCAGTTCTGCCTGTTGGACTATCCGATTGTCGAACTGCAAGGCAAGACCCTGGGCTTGCTGGGCCACGGTGAACTGGGCAGCGCCGTCGGGCGGTTGGCCGAAGCCTTTGGCATGCGCGTGTTGCTGGGGCAGATTCCCGGGCGCCCTGCCCGCTCCGACCGCTTGCCACTGGATCAGTTGCTGCCGCAAGTCGACGCCCTGACCCTGCACTGCCCGCTCAACGAGCACACCCGACACTTCATCGGCGCCCGGGAGCTGGCGTTGCTCAAGCCGGGTGCCTTCGTGGTCAATACCGCCCGCGGCGGCCTGATCGACGAACAGGCCCTCGCCGAGGCACTGCGCAACGGCCACCTGGGCGGCGCCGCCACCGACGTGTTGAGCGTTGAGCCGCCCACCCAGGGCAACCCATTGTTGGCCGCTGATATTCCCCGGCTGATCGTCACGCCCCACAACGCCTGGGGCAGCCGTGAAGCGAGGCAACGGATCGTCGGCCAAATGAGCGAAAACGCCGAGGGCTTTTTCAGCGGTACAGCACGACGGGTCGTCAGTTGA
- a CDS encoding LysE family transporter, translating into MYLTEFLTVALIHLLAVASPGPDFAVVVRESVTHGRRAGTWTALGVGTAIFLHVGYSLLGIGLIVSQSIVLFNALKWAAAAYLLYIGFKALRAKPAKPTAENLHKEVGERTARGAFTSGFVTNGLNPKATLFFLSLFTVVINPHTPLAIQAGYGVYLAVATAVWFCLVAMLFSQQRVRAGFARMGHWFDRTMGAVLVAIGVKLAFTEMH; encoded by the coding sequence ATGTACCTCACCGAATTCCTCACCGTCGCCCTGATCCATCTGCTGGCCGTCGCCAGCCCCGGGCCGGATTTTGCTGTGGTGGTGCGTGAAAGCGTGACCCATGGCCGACGTGCCGGGACCTGGACGGCGCTGGGCGTAGGCACGGCGATTTTCCTGCACGTTGGCTATTCGCTGCTGGGTATTGGCCTGATCGTGTCCCAGTCGATCGTGCTGTTCAACGCGCTGAAATGGGCCGCCGCCGCGTACCTGCTGTACATCGGCTTCAAGGCGTTGCGCGCGAAACCGGCCAAGCCGACGGCGGAAAACCTGCACAAAGAGGTCGGTGAACGTACCGCCCGCGGCGCATTCACCTCGGGCTTCGTCACCAATGGCCTGAACCCCAAGGCAACGCTGTTCTTCCTTTCGCTGTTCACCGTGGTGATCAACCCCCATACACCGTTGGCGATCCAGGCCGGCTACGGTGTGTACCTGGCGGTCGCGACGGCGGTCTGGTTCTGCCTGGTGGCCATGCTGTTCAGCCAGCAGCGGGTGCGCGCCGGGTTTGCCCGCATGGGCCATTGGTTCGACCGGACCATGGGCGCGGTACTGGTCGCTATCGGCGTGAAACTGGCGTTTACCGAGATGCATTGA
- a CDS encoding fatty acid--CoA ligase — MLQTRVIPPAEGAYQYPLLIKRLLMSGARYEKTREIIYRDQLRYSYPTLIERVARLANVLTEAGVKAGDTVAVMDWDSHRYLECMFAIPMIGAVIHTINVRLSPEQILYTMNHAEDRFVLVNSEFLGLYQAIAGHLTTVQKTLLLTDLPEKTADLPNLVGEYEQLLAAASPVYDFLDFDENSVATTFYTTGTTGNPKGVYFTHRQLVLHTMGVATIMGSIDSVRLLGTNDVYMPITPMFHVHAWGLPYVATMLGLKQVYPGRYDPEFLVQLWRKEKVTFSHCVPTILQMLLNAKGAQGTDFGGWKIVIGGSALNRSLYDAAKASGIQLTAAYGMSETGPLVSCAHLNDELMAGSEDERTTYRIKAGVPGPLVEAAIVDSEGRFLPADGETQGELVLRAPWLSEGYFNEPQKGAELWAGGWLHTGDVATLDNMGFIDIRDRIKDVIKTGGEWISSLDLEDLISRHVAVREVAVVGIPDPQWGERPFALLVIREGHQIGARELKEHLKPFVELGHLSKWAIPSQIALVTEIPKTSVGKLDKKRIRVDITEWQSNNSTFLSTL, encoded by the coding sequence ATGTTACAGACTCGCGTTATTCCGCCAGCCGAAGGCGCTTATCAATATCCGCTGCTGATCAAGCGGCTACTGATGTCCGGTGCGCGTTACGAGAAAACCCGCGAGATCATTTACCGTGACCAGTTGCGCTACAGCTATCCAACGCTGATCGAACGGGTCGCGCGGCTGGCCAATGTGCTGACCGAGGCCGGGGTCAAGGCCGGTGATACCGTGGCGGTGATGGACTGGGACAGCCATCGTTACCTGGAATGCATGTTCGCGATCCCGATGATCGGCGCGGTGATCCACACCATCAACGTGCGCCTGTCACCGGAGCAGATCCTCTACACCATGAACCACGCCGAGGACCGCTTCGTGCTGGTCAACAGTGAGTTCCTCGGCTTGTACCAGGCGATCGCCGGGCACCTGACCACGGTGCAGAAGACGCTGCTGCTGACCGACCTGCCGGAAAAAACCGCCGACTTGCCGAACCTGGTGGGTGAATACGAACAACTACTCGCCGCCGCCAGCCCCGTCTACGACTTCCTGGATTTCGACGAAAACTCCGTCGCCACCACGTTCTACACCACTGGCACCACGGGTAATCCCAAGGGCGTGTACTTCACCCATCGGCAACTGGTGCTGCACACCATGGGCGTGGCGACCATCATGGGCTCCATCGACAGCGTGCGGCTGCTGGGCACCAACGACGTGTACATGCCGATCACGCCGATGTTCCATGTCCACGCCTGGGGTTTGCCCTACGTGGCGACCATGCTCGGGCTCAAGCAGGTCTATCCTGGCCGCTACGATCCGGAGTTTCTCGTCCAGTTGTGGCGCAAGGAGAAAGTCACCTTTTCCCATTGCGTGCCGACCATCCTGCAAATGCTCCTCAACGCCAAGGGCGCCCAGGGCACGGATTTTGGCGGCTGGAAGATCGTCATCGGCGGCAGCGCCTTGAACCGCAGCCTGTACGACGCGGCCAAGGCCAGTGGCATCCAGCTCACCGCGGCCTATGGCATGTCGGAAACCGGCCCGCTGGTGTCCTGCGCTCACCTCAATGACGAACTGATGGCCGGCAGCGAAGACGAACGCACCACCTACCGGATCAAGGCTGGCGTGCCGGGGCCGTTGGTGGAGGCGGCGATCGTCGACTCCGAGGGCCGTTTCCTGCCTGCCGACGGCGAGACCCAGGGCGAACTGGTGCTGCGTGCGCCGTGGCTCAGCGAGGGCTATTTCAACGAGCCGCAGAAGGGCGCCGAGCTCTGGGCCGGCGGCTGGCTGCACACCGGTGACGTCGCCACGCTCGACAACATGGGCTTTATCGACATCCGCGACCGCATCAAGGATGTGATCAAGACCGGCGGCGAATGGATTTCCTCCCTGGACCTGGAAGACCTCATCAGTCGTCACGTGGCGGTACGCGAAGTAGCAGTGGTAGGCATCCCCGACCCGCAGTGGGGCGAACGGCCATTTGCCTTGCTGGTGATTCGCGAAGGGCATCAGATTGGGGCTCGTGAGCTCAAGGAACACCTCAAGCCGTTCGTCGAGCTGGGGCACCTGAGCAAGTGGGCGATCCCGAGCCAGATCGCCCTTGTTACGGAAATTCCCAAGACCAGCGTCGGCAAGCTCGACAAGAAGCGCATCCGCGTCGACATCACCGAATGGCAGAGCAACAACAGCACCTTCCTCTCGACGCTCTAA
- a CDS encoding DUF2007 domain-containing protein — MQRIYELENLMEGELLQGMLASEGITAHLVGRDLMGGAGELPMQGLLGLAVEDDRAQSARELIAAYNAALPLLGDEPDSYPGTLVC, encoded by the coding sequence ATGCAGCGAATCTACGAACTGGAAAACCTGATGGAAGGCGAACTGCTCCAAGGCATGCTCGCCAGCGAAGGCATCACGGCGCACCTGGTGGGCCGCGACCTGATGGGCGGAGCCGGGGAATTGCCGATGCAGGGCTTGCTGGGGCTGGCGGTGGAGGACGACCGGGCGCAATCCGCCCGGGAGTTGATCGCGGCCTACAATGCTGCGCTGCCCCTGCTCGGCGATGAACCGGACAGTTACCCGGGCACGCTGGTCTGCTAG
- a CDS encoding M48 family metallopeptidase, which yields MNKTLMVSALSAALLLAGCQSVNTTSGGAVGVERKQYMFSMLSTAEVNQMYAQSYQKTMGEASAQGVLDKTSSDAKRVQAISSRLINQAPVFRPDSAQWNWEVNLIKSDELNASCGPGGKIIFYTGLINKLKLTDDEIAAIIGHEIAHALREHGREAMSKAYGIEMAKQGAGALFGLGQDSLALADTVANYGMTLPNSRGNENEADLIGLELAARAGYNPNAAITLWNKMAKASEGAPPEFMSTHPSSDSRIASLQAAIPKVMPLYQQAKK from the coding sequence ATGAACAAGACATTGATGGTGAGTGCTCTGAGCGCGGCTTTGCTGCTCGCCGGTTGCCAGTCGGTCAACACCACCAGCGGTGGAGCCGTGGGCGTGGAGCGCAAGCAGTACATGTTCAGCATGCTGTCGACCGCTGAGGTCAACCAGATGTACGCCCAGTCCTATCAAAAGACCATGGGCGAGGCGAGCGCCCAAGGCGTACTGGACAAGACCAGCAGCGATGCCAAGCGCGTCCAGGCCATTTCCAGCCGGCTGATCAACCAGGCGCCGGTGTTCCGTCCGGATTCGGCGCAATGGAACTGGGAAGTGAACCTGATCAAGAGCGATGAGCTCAACGCCAGCTGCGGCCCCGGCGGGAAAATCATTTTCTACACGGGGTTGATCAACAAGCTGAAGCTCACCGACGATGAAATTGCCGCGATCATCGGCCATGAAATCGCCCACGCCCTGCGCGAACACGGGCGTGAAGCGATGTCCAAGGCCTATGGCATCGAGATGGCCAAGCAGGGCGCTGGCGCCCTATTCGGCCTGGGCCAGGACAGCCTGGCGTTGGCCGATACCGTCGCCAACTACGGCATGACCCTGCCCAACAGCCGCGGCAACGAGAACGAAGCCGACCTGATCGGCCTCGAACTGGCCGCCCGCGCCGGCTACAACCCGAACGCCGCGATCACCTTGTGGAACAAGATGGCCAAGGCGTCGGAAGGGGCACCGCCGGAATTCATGAGCACCCACCCATCATCGGACAGCCGGATCGCTTCGTTGCAGGCGGCGATTCCGAAGGTGATGCCGCTTTATCAGCAGGCCAAGAAATAA
- a CDS encoding SOS response-associated peptidase: MCGRYALFRWNPTFAALPGFPADQKAQWNISPNDSVLILRAGAEGQRELARARWGLTPPWLTDLSRTPAHARAETVAEQPMFREALRQRRCLLPANGFYEWRGGTRKRPYWLTPGEGSSLFFAAIWEAYPVQEQVWLSTAVITQPAAGQRRPLILDEEGQRLWLDPETPLYALQGLLASEPAQLRERVLANMVNDPKLNGPECLTPA, from the coding sequence ATGTGTGGACGTTATGCCCTGTTTCGCTGGAACCCCACCTTCGCGGCCTTGCCCGGCTTTCCCGCCGACCAGAAGGCCCAATGGAATATTTCGCCCAACGATTCGGTGCTGATACTGCGTGCTGGCGCCGAGGGGCAGCGCGAACTGGCCCGGGCGCGCTGGGGCCTGACGCCGCCGTGGCTGACCGACCTGTCCCGCACACCCGCTCATGCCCGGGCGGAAACCGTGGCCGAGCAACCGATGTTTCGTGAAGCCTTGCGCCAGCGTCGCTGCCTGCTGCCGGCCAACGGCTTCTACGAATGGCGCGGCGGCACGCGCAAGCGTCCTTACTGGCTGACGCCGGGGGAGGGCTCGTCGTTGTTCTTTGCCGCGATCTGGGAGGCGTATCCGGTGCAGGAGCAGGTGTGGCTGAGTACGGCGGTCATCACCCAGCCTGCGGCAGGTCAGCGCCGGCCTTTGATCCTGGACGAAGAGGGCCAGCGCCTGTGGCTCGACCCCGAGACGCCGCTGTATGCGTTGCAAGGGTTGCTGGCCAGCGAGCCGGCGCAATTGCGCGAGCGGGTGTTGGCCAACATGGTCAATGATCCGAAGCTCAATGGGCCGGAGTGTCTGACTCCGGCTTGA
- a CDS encoding TMEM165/GDT1 family protein, translating to MLDSLLVPTAIVALAEIGDKTQLLALILAARFRKPWPIIAGIVAATLANHAAAGAVGAWVGSIFSDAVLHWILAASFAATALWTLVPDKLDDEEANTARKFGPFLTTLIAFFLAEIGDKTQIATVMLAAQYPELWLVIIGTTVGMLIANVPVVLAGNFAAEKLPLTLIRRLAASAFFVLALVAVYKAMQSSGWV from the coding sequence ATGCTGGACTCTCTCCTCGTACCTACCGCTATCGTTGCGCTGGCCGAAATCGGCGACAAGACGCAATTGCTCGCGCTCATTCTTGCGGCTCGCTTTCGCAAACCCTGGCCGATCATCGCCGGCATCGTTGCGGCGACGCTCGCCAACCATGCGGCGGCCGGAGCGGTGGGGGCCTGGGTCGGCAGTATTTTTTCGGATGCGGTCTTGCACTGGATCCTGGCAGCGAGCTTCGCGGCCACGGCGCTGTGGACCCTGGTCCCGGACAAGCTGGACGACGAAGAAGCCAACACCGCTCGCAAGTTCGGGCCGTTCCTGACCACGCTGATCGCGTTCTTCCTCGCGGAAATCGGTGACAAGACGCAGATCGCCACGGTGATGCTCGCGGCGCAATACCCAGAGCTGTGGCTGGTGATCATCGGCACCACCGTGGGCATGCTGATTGCCAACGTGCCGGTGGTACTGGCAGGCAATTTCGCCGCAGAGAAACTGCCCCTGACGCTGATCCGCCGCCTGGCCGCCTCGGCATTTTTCGTCCTGGCGCTCGTCGCGGTGTACAAAGCGATGCAGAGCAGTGGGTGGGTTTGA
- a CDS encoding DUF1302 domain-containing protein, with translation MTTANTFWRRAKLPLAVSLASSLAGPAFGVSFNIGEIEGQFDSSLSVGASWSTANANKDLIGVNNGGRGLSQTSDDGHLNFKRGETFSKIFKGIHDLELKYGDTGVFVRGKYWYDFELKDENRLYKDISDNNRKEGAKSSGGQILDAFVYHNYAIADQPGSVRLGKQVVSWGESTFIQGGINSINPVDVSAFRRPGAEVKEGLIPVNMFYVSQSLTDNLSAEAFYQIEWDQTVVDNCGTFFSQPDVIADGCDNNLRVLSKRSTIPGFALPILAGNGVDVNEEGVLVRRGADRDARDGGQWGASLKYMFEPLDTEFGAYFMNYHSRAPIFSATGASQAVYNSAPLFGGLAPLIVAGNSQYFVEYPEDIRLYGLSFSTTLPTGTAWSGELSYRPNAPVQLSTTDVLFAGVRPIGGPGGPFDDASLLTGVPGQDLHGYRRKEITQFQTTFTHFLDQVMGASRLTLVGEIGVTHVGGLESKSDVRYGRDPVFGPGELPNGFCTALNGSTAAGGGQTSGDVNSNCNNDGFTTSTSWGYRARAIWEYPDVFAGVNLKPNVAWSHDVKGYSPGPGGNFEEGRKAVSLGLDAEYQNTYNASLAYTNFFGGDFSTVDDRDFLALSVGVTF, from the coding sequence ATGACCACAGCAAATACGTTCTGGCGCCGGGCAAAACTGCCTTTGGCGGTCAGTCTTGCCTCTTCGCTCGCCGGCCCAGCATTCGGCGTCAGTTTCAACATCGGTGAAATCGAAGGCCAGTTCGACTCGTCCCTGTCGGTGGGGGCGAGCTGGTCGACGGCCAATGCCAATAAAGACCTGATCGGCGTCAACAACGGCGGCCGGGGCCTGTCGCAGACCTCCGATGACGGTCATTTGAACTTCAAGCGCGGAGAAACCTTCTCGAAGATCTTCAAGGGTATTCACGACCTGGAGCTGAAGTACGGCGATACCGGCGTGTTTGTGCGCGGCAAATACTGGTACGACTTTGAGCTCAAGGACGAAAACCGCCTGTACAAGGACATCAGTGACAACAACCGCAAGGAAGGCGCCAAGTCGTCCGGCGGACAGATTCTCGATGCGTTTGTCTACCACAACTATGCGATTGCCGATCAGCCAGGCTCGGTGCGTTTGGGCAAGCAGGTGGTCAGTTGGGGTGAAAGTACCTTCATCCAGGGTGGCATCAACTCCATCAACCCGGTCGATGTGTCTGCGTTCCGTCGTCCCGGTGCCGAGGTCAAGGAGGGTCTGATCCCGGTCAACATGTTCTATGTGTCCCAGAGCCTGACCGACAACCTGTCGGCTGAAGCGTTCTACCAAATTGAGTGGGATCAGACTGTTGTCGATAACTGCGGGACGTTCTTTTCCCAGCCGGATGTGATTGCCGATGGCTGTGACAATAACCTGCGGGTGTTGAGTAAACGTTCCACTATCCCTGGCTTCGCCTTGCCGATCCTGGCCGGAAACGGGGTGGATGTGAACGAGGAAGGGGTTCTGGTCCGTCGTGGTGCTGATCGTGATGCCCGTGATGGCGGCCAATGGGGCGCGTCCTTGAAGTACATGTTCGAGCCGCTGGACACCGAATTCGGTGCCTACTTCATGAACTACCACAGTCGCGCGCCGATTTTCAGTGCTACCGGTGCTTCACAGGCGGTCTACAACAGCGCACCACTCTTTGGCGGTCTGGCGCCGCTGATCGTAGCGGGTAACTCGCAGTATTTTGTCGAGTATCCAGAAGATATCCGCCTTTATGGCTTGAGTTTCTCTACGACCTTGCCTACTGGTACGGCGTGGAGCGGTGAACTGAGCTATCGCCCGAATGCTCCGGTACAACTGAGCACCACCGATGTTCTTTTCGCCGGCGTTCGTCCGATCGGTGGTCCTGGGGGGCCCTTCGACGACGCTTCGCTGCTCACGGGTGTGCCAGGCCAGGACCTGCACGGCTATCGCCGCAAGGAAATCACCCAGTTCCAGACCACCTTCACCCACTTCCTCGATCAAGTCATGGGCGCCAGTCGTCTGACCCTGGTGGGTGAAATTGGCGTGACGCATGTGGGTGGACTGGAAAGCAAATCCGACGTTCGCTACGGCCGTGATCCGGTGTTCGGTCCAGGCGAGTTGCCAAATGGTTTCTGCACCGCGCTCAACGGCTCGACCGCTGCAGGTGGCGGCCAGACCAGCGGCGACGTGAACAGTAACTGCAACAATGACGGCTTCACCACCTCCACTTCCTGGGGCTACCGTGCCCGTGCCATCTGGGAATACCCGGACGTCTTCGCCGGCGTGAACCTCAAGCCCAACGTGGCCTGGTCCCATGACGTCAAAGGCTACTCGCCAGGCCCTGGCGGCAACTTCGAAGAAGGTCGCAAGGCTGTCAGCCTCGGGCTGGATGCCGAGTATCAGAACACCTACAACGCGAGCCTGGCTTACACCAACTTCTTTGGTGGTGACTTCAGCACCGTGGATGATCGCGACTTCCTGGCGCTCAGCGTCGGCGTGACCTTCTAA